From the Aspergillus puulaauensis MK2 DNA, chromosome 1, nearly complete sequence genome, the window AACGACGGCGACGTTGCTCGTCTCGATACTGCTGTCCAACTCGTGGGGCAAACAGACCTGACGGATTAGGTTCACTTAATTAGGACTAAATAAGGATTATCGATATCACTAACCAACATGTTCCGCGTTCTCGATACTACGGCGCATCTTCGAAGGGTTATCTGGGCCAGGAAAGCGAtcctccctccccgcaaGAGGCCCAGGGCCGGTATGAAAGATCTGGCCAGATGAGCGCCCGGTTAATTTACGGATACCTTTCGTGGAAGGGGAAAGGTGGAAATCGGTACCTTGGGGCGAAATGACGGGTGCTCAAGCATCACGGAACTATTGCGGAACTTTTGTACAAGGCAATCCTTGCCCTGAATGGCTGCTCAGACATTAGATCATGAACCCATAGTTAGGATCTGGGGGGCGCGGACTTGCGTATGAGACCTCTGCAACTTTATCACTGTTAAAACAGTTCCTGAACGCAATGTTAAAATCATTACGTACTGGGCTTTGTGGATGGACCTACCAGGTACGCCCTGCTCGTGCTTTAACAAACTTCAAATATTGTAAGTTTATGGCCAAAGATATTTTGATTTCAATGAGTCACGAGGAACTAACATCGATTATATCGATTGGCTGAAGGAGGGTTAGCCGCATGATACTCGTAATGGATGGTATTTCTCACATCCTCGAAGTTGATGAAAGCATAGCCAACACTAGAACAGAAGCATCAGTAAAGGAGCAAAGCGCGGCATGCAGATATTTCCAACATACTTGCAATTATTTGCAAAATCTATTCAGAAACGGTCAATCGGCATCCAGCGTATCCCGAAACAGCAGCCTGGACCTACCAATACGCAAATACATGAAGTCATATTTTCCGGCGCTTGTCTCATCGACAATAGCTTTAAGCATGGCCTTGTAAAATTAGGGTTTGATATCCATCACGGTCTTGCAGTAATTTCACGAGTCATACCTGATCAATCTTGTTGGGGATGTTCCGCAGCATGATCTATCATTCAAGTCTCAGTACAGTTGATGTTAATTGGTGCAAGTGATGGTACGTACGGTGGTGCGCACATCTAAACCGAGGCGAATGCGCTCGACATCTACCGCATTCTGGTTGCTCAGGCGTATATCGGGGTAGCGAGTAATTTCGCGGCGAGGAGACGGCAAAATCCTTTCGCCTGCTCGAGTCATCCAATCCATCAATCCAGCATGTTCACCTGGGGGTATTGTTGAGCGACCTGTAGGGCTTAGTTCCATGTAAGGAGCATGATTGTGCTGGGGTGAAGTCCACGATGCATCTTCTTGATGAGGAGCATCAAGGCAGGACACGCTCCCTTTCATGGAGCACGGGCTGTGGGGAGACGGATGCGTTTCACTCTCCACATCAGGCCTAAATAGCGAAACCTCAACGACACAATCCTTCAACGAAAATTCATTAGCGCTCATTTTACTAGCGTGATAAACTTTTACGACTTACGTCCACGGAGGTGCCGTTGAGTGTTGTCATAACATTTTCGGCATCACGGATGTTGAAATACTCTATGTGAAACTCGGCAATGTTTTCCTGGCCAGAAGGTGACGCAGTAAAGGTCTTGATATCCCCGAAAGTCATGGCAAGTGTCTCTAACGATCGAGCCACTGTACGTTGATTTAACCTCGGGTTGCGGCTGTCGTAATAAACAGTGGCGAGCAGCTGGCCCTCGTAATCCGACGTCTGGGAAAGAAGGGCTGGGTCTAGATGTTGTACGTACTCTTTGGGAGTGAGAGAAAAGACTCGCCATTCTGGCCGGAGGAGGCGAACCTTTTCAATTGCCTTCTTAGTTTCACGGCAATCGGTGAAGGAAACATATACCTTGCCCATGGAGCTTAGCTCGGAAAGTATAGGACCTCTGAGGGATGTGAATTCACGACGCTTTTCAACGGTTACTCTGTGTTTCGACGGTGTTCAGTAGGGGTGGGGTTTCATAAGGCCACTCACATTGAAAAATCCAGCAAGTGACATATACGTTAGGTTATTTGGAACATTCTCTATAAGTAAAGCCCGAAGAGGTCCTTCTGGCTCATACTTGCTCCGGGTCGGACTGAGGGAGATGTAGTCCCTATGAATTCTATCGCTTCCAATGGCTC encodes:
- a CDS encoding putative meiosis protein MEI2 (COG:D;~EggNog:ENOG410PPWC;~InterPro:IPR000504,IPR007201,IPR034862,IPR035979;~PFAM:PF04059;~go_function: GO:0003676 - nucleic acid binding [Evidence IEA]) — translated: MRGTNSPRGLSSPSSTDGVASPNGSPDTKLTAFSPEDVRSKAFSDSSAWGPFDDWTGFKQFFSTASSDPFLVPNNVPNRPQLSPTAASFTPIGVADVVGANRVHLKTKDLSSSEICLLAASSDVDPGAAEALPNSRLERPVSAYGAIGSDRIHRDYISLSPTRSKYEPEGPLRALLIENVPNNLTYMSLAGFFNRREFTSLRGPILSELSSMGKVYVSFTDCRETKKAIEKVRLLRPEWRVFSLTPKEYVQHLDPALLSQTSDYEGQLLATVYYDSRNPRLNQRTVARSLETLAMTFGDIKTFTASPSGQENIAEFHIEYFNIRDAENVMTTLNGTSVDDCVVEVSLFRPDVESETHPSPHSPCSMKGSVSCLDAPHQEDASWTSPQHNHAPYMELSPTGRSTIPPGEHAGLMDWMTRAGERILPSPRREITRYPDIRLSNQNAVDVERIRLGLDVRTTIMLRNIPNKIDQAMLKAIVDETSAGKYDFMYLRIDFANNCNVGYAFINFEDPIDIIDFVKARAGRTWNCFNSDKVAEVSYATIQGKDCLVQKFRNSSVMLEHPSFRPKIFHTGPGPLAGREDRFPGPDNPSKMRRSIENAEHVGLFAPRVGQQYRDEQRRRRSQFDRGTTAAEREIVYVRTLAPRRPLGAVGNGLKSAPCTYPGMKMWYDSDISDQGPKTS